One window from the genome of Rhizoctonia solani chromosome 15, complete sequence encodes:
- a CDS encoding Retrotransposable element Tf2 protein — MEPEPSTAALLKAITALTATVGSLQDQIKQQGQQLTELRAICKETADLLGDKDQGAPQAQPGPSTGPVTPPTHLGGETHTPGTVRPGLKAPFRPSRGTGFDSEDKEEPRRPKKEPQGTPRRHLGSLTPFDAGSSVKRPKMDLPDPYKGETRGRKATQWLDRMMLWVALHRDQFDEEEQMVVWILYHMTDKAADWALPIIGAIIKGEGNPPTTIQALTAKFKEAFADPDAKRAAARKIAALSQSTTTSEYVTEFRNLMAELDWNKEAYIAQFTRGLHWKVKELLSTKDSIPDELEAIFAAAIKIDNIRRKNEENRPKKAPAKSLVTATTSTTTTQRVRLSKDPNYVTPEERDRRRASGLCVKCGQKGHGIKQCPNGWKATVKENFPAEPLKTLVDSGATLNFISPSIVEKYKIPKTQLENPRVVRMLDGTISQTGRIWHQVQLAVSANGHPHTIPFLVCPIGNTPAILGMTWLTAEAPLIDWQQGLITFPEQVQIASEEEADPNPLADLPPQYHEFAKVFGEEEFKVLPPHREYDISIDLVPDAKLTPGPIYGMTDAESRALKQHIDEELATGKIRPSTSSAGAPVMFVKKADGSLRLVVDYRKLNDVTHKNVYPLPRQDDLMAKLRHAKVFTKLDLRWGYNNVRIREGDKWKTAFRTKYGLFEYLVMPFGLTNAPAAFQHFMNDLFRDLIDVTVVIYLDDILIFSEKPEDHPTHVREVLSQLLKNQLFCKLSKCHFHVTTVDYLGIVISPAGFSMDQKKIEAVTSWPTPRTVKQVQAFLGFVNYLCCFIPNFSLVARPLHNLTKKETPWSWGNQEEEAFQELKSLVTKSPVLIHSNPKLPYYLETDASGVAMGAILSQRGSDNRLHPIAYMSKSFSGAEANYNTHDKELLAIIKALEEWRIFLEATDKPVQVFTDHRNLEYWMQARTFNRRHARWRVFLSDFNFEIHYRPGKQSGKPDALSRRSDYVDLPTEPEVMLPAEVFANTLEEEVEIVTEIRSRLREDPSLEPIIQFLTEDAENAPPSIRKAYRDYDWEEDLLWYRGKLVVPDSELLKERLLREFHNSPLAGHPGQQRTLELLSRNYWWPGMKSSAKEWVECCPTCQVNRRAHAPVIALKPLEVPPFPFHTISYDFITGFPKSKGYDAILLVIDSFSKFGHFIPTTKKVTAKGLADLFITHVWKLHGLPIKTVSDRGTTFTGKFLRALYQRLGIKPAFSSAYHPESDGQTERVNQFIEFYLRSYVTADHSDWATWLPLAEYAYNNAKHSATGKTPFELVYGRNPVMSPSNVPTNIPEADHVADTLAQEWKEAESALRMTKEKMAGLKGITPEYSIGEKVWLDGKNVELRTNSNKLDPRRLGPFEILEKISSHAYCLKLPETLKIHDVFYVGLLSKVHESPSQPFPERPPPETIEGEEEYKVEQIIDSKRQRGKWFYLIKWKGYGPEDNSWEPEELLEHSQEEIQRFNKSRLKKACDSAKSL, encoded by the exons atggaaccagagccgtccactgccgctctcctcaaggctatcacagccctcaccgccacagtcgggtccttgcaggaccaaatcaaacaACAAGGCCAGCAGCTCACTGAACtcagggccatatgcaaggaaaccgcggacctccttggggataaagacCAGGGAGCAccccaagcccagcctggcccatcgactgggcctgtcactcctcccacccacttgggaggagaaacccacactccaggcacggttaggcctgggctcaaagccCCTTTCCGCCCCTCAAGAGGGACAGGCTTTGATTcagaagacaaggaagagcCAAGGCGCCCCAagaaggagcctcaaggaacgcctaggaggCATCTAGGGTCCCTAACCCCCTTCGACGCAGGATCCAGCGTCAAACGACCAAAGATGGATCTCCCAGATCCCTACAAGGGAGAGACCAGGGGCCGGaaagccacccaatggctggacaGAATGATGCTTTGGGTTGCCCTTCACAGGGACCAGTTCGACGAAGAAGAGCAAATGGTTGTATGGATTCTATACCATATGACCGACAAGGCCGCCGACTGGGCACTCCCCATCATCGgagcaatcatcaagggcgaagGTAACCCTCCCACTACCATCCAGGctttaacggccaaatttaaAGAGGCCTTTGCCGACCCCGACGCCAAGCGGGCTgccgccaggaaaattgcggCACTCTCCCAATCCACCACAacctccgagtacgtcacggaattccgcaatctcatggcggaactggactggaacaaggaagcctacatcgcgcagttcacgcgaggcctccactggaaggtcaaggagttgctatcaaccaaggatagcatCCCCGACGAACTCGAAGCAATTTTTGCGGCTGCCATAAAAATAGACAACatccgccgcaaaaatgaggagaatcGCCCCAAAAAAGCCCCTGCCAAGTCCTTGGTCACCgcgaccacttccaccaccaccacccaacgggtccgcTTATCCAAGGACCCTAACTACGTCACGCCGGAAGAACGAGACCGTCGCCGCGCATCTGgtctttgtgtcaagtgcgggcAAAAGGgacatggcatcaaacagtgccccaatggctggaaagccacagtCAAGGAG AAtttcccggcagaaccctTAAAAACGTTAgtagactcaggagccacattgaacttcatttccccctcgattgtggaaaaatacaaaattccaaaaacccaactcgaaaacccacgagttgtgagaatgctagatggtactatttcacagactggtcgcatttggcaccaggttcaactcgcggtctcggccaatggccatccccacaccattcctttccttgtttgccccataggcaacacaccggctatcctaggcatgacatggttaacggcagaagctcctttgattgattggcaacagggactaatCACCTTCCccgaacaagttcaaattgcctctgaagaagaagcggacccaaaccctttagcagacctcccccctcagtaccatgagttcgctaaagtctttggcgaagaggaatttaaggtcctccctccacatagggagtatgacatctccatagaccttgtcccggACGCCAAACTGAcccctggccccatatacggcatgacGGATGCGGAATCTAGAGCGTTGAAACAACACATCGAcgaggaattggcaacaggcaaaatccgccccagcacctCATCCGCCGGcgcccctgtcatgtttgtaaagaaggctGATGGCTCGCTAAGATTGGTAGTTGACTATAGGAAGCTAAATGACGTCACGCacaagaacgtctacccgctCCCTAGGCAggacgacctcatggccaaactcagGCACGCCAAAGTATTCACCAAATTAGACTTACGatggggatataataatgTTCGAATcagggaaggtgacaaatggaaaacggccttcagaaccaaatatggcctattCGAGTACCTagttatgccttttggtcttaccaatgcccccgcagcgttccaacattttatgaacgatTTGTTCAGGGATCTTATCGACGTCACTGTGGTCATATACCTGGATGAtatactgatcttctcagaaaaacccgaggaccacccaacccacgtcagggaagtcctatcacaACTActgaagaaccagttgttctgcaagctgtccaaatgtcacttccacgtTACCACCGTGGATTATCTAGGAATTGTCATTTCCCCTGCAGGCTTCTcaatggatcaaaagaagataGAAGCCGTCACTTCCTGGCCCACACCCAGAACAGTCAAGCAAGTTCAGGCCTTCCTTggttttgtcaactacctttgttgcttcatccccaattttaGTTTGGTAGCACGGCCCCTGCACAACCttacaaaaaaggaaaccccatgGTCCTGGGGTaaccaagaagaagaggcaTTCCAAGAACTGAAATCCCTGGTCACAAAGTCCCCGGTCCTGATTCATTCCAATCCCAAGCTCCCCTATTACCTTGagacagacgcctcaggggttgccatgggagcTATTCTTAGCCAGCGAGGATCAGATAACCGACTACACCCAATTGCGTATATGTCCAAATcgttctcaggggcagaagcCAATTACAATACtcacgacaaggaactcctggccatcatcaaggccttagaggaatggcgtattttcctggaagctacGGACAAGCCAGTTCAGGTATTCACAGACCACCGCAAccttgagtactggatgcaggcaaggacattcaaccggcggcatgctagatggcgcgtattcctgagcgacttcaactttgaaatacatTATCGCCCAGGGAAGCAGTCAGGGAAGCCGGATGCCTTGTCCAGACGTTCGGACTATGTAGACCTACCCacggaaccagaagtcatgctacccGCGGAAGTTTTTGCAAACACCTTGGAAGAGGAGGTTGAGATTGTCACGGAAATACGGTCTAGACTCAGAGAAGACCCCTCTCTGGAAccaatcatccagttccttaCAGAAGACGCGGAGAATGCACCCCCTTCCATTCGAAAGGCTTATcgggattatgactgggaagaagaccttctgtggtaccgcggaaaattagtagtcccagactcagaactCCTCAAGGAACGATTACTTagagaattccacaactccccaTTGGCGGGtcacccaggacaacaaagGACGTTAGAACTCCTTAGCCGGAActattggtggccaggaatgaaatcatccgccaaggaatgggtggaatgctgcCCTACCTGCCAAGTTAATCGACGAGCTCACGCCCCTGTCATCGCCTTAAAGCCGTTAGAGGTTCCCCCTTTCCCGTTCCACACGatatcctatgacttcatcacaggattcccaaAGTCTAAAGGGTACGACGCGATCTTATTGgtcattgactccttttccaaatttggacacTTCATCCCTACCACAAAGAAAGTCACAGCTAAAGGACTGGCAGACCTGTTCATCAcgcatgtctggaagcttCATGGGTTGCCAATCAAGACAGTCTCGGACCGCGGAACCACCTTCACTGGGAAATTCCTGAGAGCCCTCTACCAGCGCCTTGGAATCAAACCCGCCTTCTCCTCGGCCTACCATCCAGaatcagatggacagacggaaagggtgaaccaattcattgagttctacctcagatctTACGTCACAGCGGATCACTCGGACTGGGCTACATGGTTACCATTAGCGGAATAcgcctacaacaatgctaAACATTCCGCCACcggaaaaaccccctttgagttAGTCTACGGAAGAAATCCCGTGATGAGCCCATCCAACGTGCCAACAAACATACCAGAAGCTGACCACGTGGCTGATACCCTGGCCcaggaatggaaagaggcagaATCCGCTCTACgaatgacaaaggaaaaGATGGCAGGATTAAAAGGAATCACACCGGAGTACTCCATTGgcgaaaaagtctggctggacggAAAAAATGTGGAACTACGAACCAACTCCAATAAACTAGACCCAAGGAGGTTAGGACCATTTGAAATCCTAGAAAagatctccagccacgcctatTGTCTGAAATTACCGGAGACCCTGAAGATCCACGACGTATTCTACGTGGGGTTATTGTCCAAAGTCCACGAAAGCCcaagccagccattcccagaacgacctccccctgaaacaatagagggagaagaggaatacaaagtagaacaaatcattgactccaaaagacaacggggcaaatggttttacctaatcaaatggaagggatatggaCCCGAAGATAACTCgtgggaaccagaggaactACTTGAGCATAGTCaggaggagatccaacgcttcaacaagtcgcgactgaaaaaggcttgtgactccgccaagagcctttaa
- a CDS encoding Retrotransposable element Tf2 protein — protein MATRSRPASRTRSPIDQGELGPQLPATPYVEIGEVSLERITSLLLGLLGQVEHLERKVEEVREAGVEARTNLENISQAVDTVKDGLRSLQLHGPRTPEDTKPPAVEATPRPLSKVDPVGLAMPPRVPSPPPSPRLRSPIGTAAPPPPAPVATYPAPVKVDHPDAYTGKIGSKAKQWLTRMLAWTRLNSRMFPTDQEVLSFLLMNMKDTAGAWAHPHLDQLGSHRAIIQTVEGFKTEFLAAFGNPDATRAAERKITTLTQSGTCADYITKFRTLAMELDWNDAALRGQFARGLHWEVSRQIATREHRPRTLLELQNAALVIDNALRKERASHPPRDNKSSKTPNPARGTSTGQITTGSKKLSDDPNFVSEEERNRRRAAGACIKCGKMGHKFAECRTGWKATPIEDKGKAKETAKIGKDSGSQSGKDTNRHAPLFTIPIQPEKKAETLEVLIDSGATSSFLHPRTAEALRLPLIDLPSPRTVTMLDGSSPQAGKIWKKAVLTFTYDGKKMTETFLICNTGSHAAILGLKWLDAHNPEIDWNTRTLSFPHTLPEHVAIAEEEEADQNPLEGVPSKYHQYAKVFGEEEFNKLPPHRHYDIGIELTEEGPLNLPLYSMTNAESATLKDWLRDELKAGKICPSKSSISSPVMFVPKKDGSRRLVVDYRRLNNRTKKNVYPLPRPDDLMAQLRGAKVFTKLDLRWGYNNVRVKEGDEWKTAFRTKYGLYKSLVMTFGLTNAPAAFQHFMNELFKDLLDVCVIIYLDDILIYSKDDASHTQHVHEVLKRLMENQLFCKASKCTFHVTSVEYLGIIVSDKGFSLDKLKIQAVQEWPTPTKVKEVQSFLGFANFLRRFVANFSHMARPLHNLVKKDTPWKWDTKEQEAFQGLKNAITNAPVLCHADPTKPYFLETDASGVALGSILSQRQEDGRLHPLGFLSESFKGAEQNYDTHNKELLAIIRSFEYWRIFLEGTLHPITVFTDHWNLEYWKESRTFNRRHARWHLLLAGYNFQIVYCPGKQSGKPDALSHRSDHADVPPANQTMLPDPVFANVALVTPERELQRQIELSLDQDKSLEEILQFLQNESKAPPSIKRAFKDYEMEAGLLFYQGRIVVPDVGTLRTDLLRIFHDSPLAGHPGRQRTLELVSRNYYWPGIRSDTYWHVDSCETCQRIRKPRYVPIPPQPLELPTRPWQHVSYNMIVDLPKDGNHDSILVIIDSFTKYGIFVKCSKKLKAPELAELFLEHVWKRHGMPEKTVLDRGRVFNNKFLKALYKRLGIDPHFSLVYHPQSDGQTERVNPSIKHFLRAYSGINQRDWTKWLPMAEFAYNNAVHSSTGKTPFKALYGWEPTLTPSNVPTDVPEADDLAQTMETQWREVESALRQSKQRMTAGEDGSPTEFEIGEEAWLDAKNVNLKTLSPKLTEQRLGPFKVIEKISDRAYRLELPPTMRIHNVFYVGLLSKVKRDKKRNFENCPPPVTVDGEEEYKVEGITDAEERDGEWFF, from the exons atggcaacccgctcccggccaGCCTCTcgaacccgctccccaatCGATCAAGGGGAGCTGGGACCCCAACTTCCGGCAACCCCCTATGTCGAAAtcggggaagtctccctcgaGCGAATTAcaagcctcctccttggcctcctcggCCAAGTTGAGCACCTTGAGCGGAAAGTGGAAGAAGTCCGAGAAGCAGGGGTTGAGGCCCGTACCaaccttgagaacatctctcaagccgtcgatactgtcaaggatgggcttagaagcctccaactccacgGGCCCCGGACCCCAGAGGACACAAAACCCCCGgccgtggaagcaacgccacgccccttaTCAAAAGTCGACCCTGTTGGATTGGCTA TGCCCCCgcgagtcccatctccccctccatctccgcgtctccgatccccAATCGGGACAGCTGCCCCTcctcctccggctccagttgccacctatcccgctccggtcaaggttgaccaccccgacgcctacacaggcaaaatagggagcaaagcaaagcagtggctgacccggatgttggcctggacccgcctcaattcgcggatgttccccaccgACCAAGAGGTACTatccttcctcttgatgaacatgaaggacaccgctggggcctgggcccaccctcaccttgaccaactTGGTTCACATCGGGCCATCATTCAAACGGTTGAAGGATTTAAaacggagttcttggcagcattcggcaaccctgacgccacaagggccgctgaGCGGAAAATTACAACGCTTACCcaatccggcacatgcgcggattaCATCACGaagttcagaaccttagccatggaactggactggaacgacgcggccctccgaggccagtttgcccgcggccttcactgggaAGTCAGCCGTCAGATTGCCACCCGCGAACACCGACCCcgcaccctccttgagctgcaaaatgcagcactcgtcatcgacaacgctctccgcaaagagcgagctagccacccgccaagggataataagtctagcaaaacacccaaccccgcaagggggacgagtactGGCCAAATTACAAccggttcaaagaaactctctgacgaccccaactttgtgtcagaagaggaacgcaatcgccgccgcgccgctggcgcctgtatcaaatgcggcaaaatgggtcacaagtttgcggaatgccgcacgggttggaaggctacccctatcgaggacaaggggaaagccaaggaaaccgccaaaattggcaaagactctggatcccaatcgggaaaaga taCCAATAGACACGCCCCCCTTTTTACAATTCCAATCCAACCAGAAAAGAAAGCGGAaacattagaagtcctgattgactcaggcgccacatcctcCTTCCTCCACCCACGCACCGCCGAGGCACTACGTCTCCCTCTAATAGACCTTCCTTCACCCCGTACCGTTAccatgctcgatgggtcaagcccccaggcaggaaaaatctggaaaaaggcagTACTTACCTTTAcctatgatggcaagaagatGACggagaccttcctcatctgtaaTACCGGCAGTCATGCAGCCATCCTAGGTTTAAAATGGTTAGACGCCCACAATCCGGAAATAGACTGGAATACGCGCACACTCTCCTTCCCACACACTCTGccagaacatgtggccatcgccgaggaggaagaagctgaccaaAACCCCTtagaaggagtaccctccaagtaccaccaatatgccaaggtattcggagaagaagaattcaataagctcccTCCTCACAGGCATTACGATATAGGAATTGAACTAACAGAGGAAGGCCCCCTTAACTTGCCTCTGTATAGTATGACCAATGCCgaatccgccacactcaaggattggctcagggacgagctcaaagctgggaagatctgtcccagcaaatcatctatcagttcccccgtcatgtttgtccctaagaaagatggttcccgccgccTGGTTGTCGACTATCGCCGCCTTaacaaccggacaaagaaaaacgtTTATCCactaccccgtccagatgacctcatggcccagctccgtggtgccaaggttttCACTAAATTagatctaagatggggttacaacaatgtccgagttaaggaaggagatgaatggaagactgcattccgcaccaagtatggactATACAAATCCCtagtcatgacctttggtctcaccaaCGCTCCCGCCgcctttcaacacttcatgaacgaactGTTCAAAGACCTATTggacgtatgcgtcatcatatatcttgatgacatcctgatctattctaaggatgacgcttCCCACacacaacacgttcatgaggtcctaaAGCGGctaatggagaaccaactgttctgcaaggcgtccaaatgcaccttccacgtcacctctgtggaatacttgggaatcattgtctcggataagggtttcagtctggataagctcaagatccaggcggtacaagaatggccgaCACCtaccaaagtcaaggaagttcAATCGTTCCTGggatttgccaatttcctccgtcgctttgttgccaactttagccacatggctaggccgctacacaacctagtcaagaaagacacgccttggaaatgggacacaaaggagcaagaagcattccaagggctAAAAAACGccattaccaacgcccctgtaCTCTGCCACGCCGACCCTACCAAGCCTTATTTCCTTGAGACAGACGCATCTGGCGTGGCCCTAGgatccatactcagtcaacgccAAGAGGACGGACGCCTGCATCCGCTGGgattcctgtcagaatcattcaaaggtgctgaacagaattatgacacccacaataaggaactgCTGGCCATTATCCGGtcatttgaatactggcgcatattcttggaaggtaCCCTGCACCCCATAACGGTTTTCACTGACCATTggaacctggagtactggaaagagtctagaaccttcaaccgtcGCCACGCACGATGGCACCTTCTCCTTGCCGgttacaacttccagatagtctattgcccagggaaacagtcagggaaaccagacgccctctCACACCGCTCGGATCATGCCGATGTTCCCCCCGCCAATCAAACAATGCTTCCagaccctgtatttgccaatgttgccCTAGTCACACCAGAAAGGGAATTACAACGGCAGATTGAGTTGTCCCTGGATCAGGACAAGTCGCTAgaagaaatcctccaattcctacagaacgagtccaaggcaccgccctccatcaaacgcgcattcaaggattatgagATGGAGGCCGGTCTACTTTTCTATCAAGGACGAATTGTAGTCCCCGACGTCGGAACACTAAGGACAGATCTGCTCCGCATCTTCCATGATAgccccctggcaggacacccgggAAGACAACGCACCCTGGAATTGGTATCGAGaaattactactggccggGCATCCGCAGTGACACGTATTGGCATGtagactcctgtgaaacgtGCCAACGGATCAGGAAGCCCAGATACGTGCCTATTCCACCCCAGCCTCTAGAACTACCGaccagaccctggcaacatgtttcctacaacatgattgtagacttACCAAAGGACGGAAATCACGACTCGATCCTGGTCATCATTGACAGCTTCACTAAGTACGGgatatttgtcaaatgctccaagaaactaAAAGCCCCGGAACTAGCGGAATTATTCTTGGagcacgtatggaaacgacacggcatgcctgaaaaaacggtcttggatagagggaggGTGTTCAACAATAAGTTCCTGAAGGCCCTGTACAAACGTCTGGGAATCgatccccacttctccttggtGTATCATCCCCAGAGCGACGGCCAAACTGAACGGGTCAACCCGTCCATCAAACATTTCCTAAGGGCATACTCTGGCATcaaccaacgggactggacaaaATGGCTGCccatggcggagtttgcatacaacaacgccgtacatagcagcacgggcAAAACTCCTTTCAAAGCCCTGTATGGCTGGGAACCTACCCTAACCCCATCAAACGTACCAACGGACGTCCCGGAAGCAGACGAcctggcccaaacaatggagaCACAGTGGAGGGAGGTGGAATCAGCACTCCGACAGTCCAAACAACGGATGACAGCCGGAGAAGATGGAAGCCCAACGGAATTCGAGAtcggagaagaagc